From Phalacrocorax aristotelis unplaced genomic scaffold, bGulAri2.1 scaffold_45, whole genome shotgun sequence, a single genomic window includes:
- the LOC142050895 gene encoding E3 ubiquitin-protein ligase RBBP6-like, translating into MELATLGSSSRSTATATTSTTTPDCRASRRAGPSGSSTKTSSTAESSGPPRTINTHNGSKGPCSASSYCRSSYTSTKSRSSSSPTHSYSRSFSRSQSRSSPRSPPHPRRGKGKSRNYRSRSRSRGSHHSRLRSPPHRRYHSRSRSPVFRGQSPTKRTLPQGEGERECFNRSREVPPYDRKAYEGRSRDFRDPFEKERYRERRENSRHRSEKFYKGYAVGCQPPPPQNREDFSPGRFGPPGTRRENLPCAQGRRQDYPGGQRHRNHNTAGNCPEKPCGRESRGIKDPETSEKKEAEKPLGDKKGNKDKKHRNEGFPNAELLEGARKPREAAAAEGVTAESVFMLPSRDDATPVRNEPMETESSAFRLGSEKEEEEKDKPKAKTDKAKRKVEVALPPKTDNTVKPAEGSNEKVDTGRDKSPRLEPPAKKAKED; encoded by the exons ATGGAACTGGCTACCCtcggcagcagcagccgcagcaccgccaccgccaccacctccaccaccacTCCTGACTGTCGTGCCTCCCGCCGCGCTG GGCCGTCAGGTTCCTCTACTAAGACAAGCAGCACTGCCGAGTCGTCTGGGCCCCCAAGGACAATCAATACCCACAACGG gtccaAGGGTCCCTGCAGCGCTTCATCTTACTGTAGAAGTTCGTATACCTCCACCAAGTCAAGATCCAGTTCTTCCCCCACTCACTCCTACTCTCGATCATTCAGTCGTTCCCAGTCTCGTTCCTCCCCGCGATCGCCGCCACATCCAAGAAGAGGCAAAGGGAAGAGTCGTAACTATCGCTCCAGGTCAAGGTCACGCGGCTCTCACCATTCAAGGCTAAGGTCACCCCCGCACAGAAGATACCACTCACGGTCAAGGTCTCCGGTATTTAGGGGCCAGTCTCCAACTAAACGGACTCTACCtcaaggggaaggagaaagggagtgTTTTAACAGGTCCAGAGAGGTTCCACCATATGATAGGAAAGCTTACGAGGGCAGATCCCGTGACTTTAGGGAtccatttgaaaaggaaagatacAGAGAACGGCGAGAGAACTCTAGACACCGGAGTGAGAAGTTTTACAAGGGCTATGCTGTTGGCTGTCAACCTCCACCTCCACAAAACAGAGAGGACTTTTCTCCAGGTAGGTTTGGTCCACCTGGCACCAGACGAGAGAATTTGCCATGTGCTCAGGGACGTAGGCAGGATTATCCTGGTGGGCAGAGGCACAGAAACCATAATACAGCTGGAAATTGCCCTGAAAAACCATGTGGAAGAGAGAGCCGTGGCATCAAAGATCCTgaaacatcagaaaagaaagaggcgGAAAAACCACTGGGAGACAAGAAAGGcaataaagataaaaagcaCCGGAATGAAGGATTTCCAAATGCTGAGTTGTTGGAAGGTGCGAGAAAACCaagagaggcagctgcagcagaaggtgTTACAGCGGAGTCTGTCTTCATGCTCCCAAGCAGAGACGATGCCACCCCTGTGAGAAATGAGCCTATGGAAACAGAGTCTAGTGCTTTCAGACTGGGGtctgaaaaggaggaagaagagaaggataAGCCAAAAGCAAAGACTGACAAGGCCAAGCGGAAAGTAGAAGTGGCTCTTCCTCCTAAGACGGACAATACAGTAAAACCAGCTGAAGGTTCCAACGAGAAGGTGGACACGGGTCGTGACAAATCTCCTCGACTGGAACCTCCTGCGAAAAAGGCAAAGGAGGACTAG
- the LOC142050888 gene encoding E3 ubiquitin-protein ligase RBBP6-like — protein sequence MSCVHYKFFSRLNYDTVTFSGLHITLRDLKRQIMGREKLKATRSDLQISNAQTKEEYTDDDALIPRNSSVIVRRIPAGGVKATSRPSVTSRTEPVSGTPKAVCKSTGSHIFLHTALNSKQRSLV from the exons ATGTCCTGTGTCCACTACAagttcttctccaggctgaactatGATACGGTCACCTTCAGCGGCCTCCACATCACCCTGCGCGACCTCAAGCGCCAGATCATGGGCCGCGAGAAGCTGAAGGCGACCAGGAGCGACCTGCAGATCTCCAACGCCCAGACCAAAGAAG AATACACAGATGATGACGCCCTGATTCCGAGGAACTCCTCGGTAATTGTCAGAAGGATCCCTGCTGGAGGAGTTAAAGCTACCAGCAGACCCTCTGTTAC aagTCGAACGGAGCCAGTGAGCGGAACACCAAAAGCAGTATGTAAAAGCACAGGGTCACACATTTTTCTGCACACTGCACTGAATTCTAAACAACGTAGCCTTGTATGA